The following proteins come from a genomic window of Phaeodactylum tricornutum CCAP 1055/1 chromosome 19, whole genome shotgun sequence:
- a CDS encoding predicted protein: MSTPLSIGTPPRHQQQRKPKTDDEMKKQMQLMIDLQYEQQQYALNSPPSNSQPPMRPKGRSGSSSPKTSNESSTGPSTGPGLLAPILPTMSTISDTSYHNLYSFADDSDVEVGQGTLSTSNLITNQVEEDSKPSTPSSPSKALSTSMQFLHLTSYGAVDNAAASSTLQGPASSPKLRGSSTSAALATMQPSVEHEFHYGNPDYHDPYRSGILGALAGLNILHNNSDPRARAWAVALTAAACLAESSCMALGHVWSAHVVAVAQSKERVAARKSLQSRKAYAKGQFVDILLQRGMLKIDAMSMADTLEGYPDLFVAALTGESWTTPLPEENSLREGGHANGSANAVHFSLRNIASYGRLTEYDMDPEALAVHQAMREAQGESIFMLLGFTLFAVVPSLLFWSMPLHDSALSMTTSNSRVHTSSSRTGPEASTSPVTVVVMLTCCVMWCLGIWKSRFVDSNWVVFGIEAVVVLLICVTISFGVGYILLNGVLSTTLVLQDTVGYSGDL, from the exons CTGATGACGAAATGAAGAAACAGATGCAACTTATGATTGATTTACAATAtgagcagcagcagtacgCTTTGAACTCTCCGCCCAGCAATTCCCAGCCACCAATGCGCCCAAAAGGCAGAAGTGGCAGTAGCAGTCCAAAGACTTCGAACGAATCCTCAACGGGTCCTTCGACCGGACCCGGGTTGTTGGCACCCATCTTGCCAACCATGTCAACAATCTCGGATACGAGTTACCACAATCTTTACAGTTTTGCGGACGATTCGGATGTGGAAGTAGGACAAGGGACTCTGTCCACATCTAATTTGATAACGAATCAAGTCGAGGAGGACTCGAAGCCTTCCACTCCATCTTCGCCTTCCAAGGCCCTATCTACATCTATGCAATTCTTACATCTCACTTCGTACGGTGCAGTCGATAACG CCGCAGCTTCGTCGACTTTGCAAGGTCCGGCTTCTTCACCAAAACTCAGAGGAAGTTCTACCTCCGCTGCACTCGCCACTATGCAACCTTCTGTCGAGCACGAATTTCATTACGGTAATCCTGACTACCATGATCCCTACC GTAGCGGTATTCTTGGGGCCCTGGCTGGTTTGAACATCCTCCACAATAACAGCGACCCACGTGCTCGCGCCTGGGCTGTGGCCTTAACCGCTGCCGCGTGCTTGGCTGAATCATCCTGTATGGCATTGGGACATGTATGGTCAGCTCATGTTGTCGCTGTAGCACAGTCCAAAGAACGCGTCGCGGCGCGAAAGTCTCTGCAGTCTCGCAAAGCCTACGCAAAAGGTCAATTTGTCGATATCCTGTTGCAACGTGGAATGTTGAAAATTGATGCCATGAGTATGGCAGACACCTTGGAGGGATACCCCGATCTCTTCGTCGCGGCTTTGACGGGAGAATCGTGGACAACACCCTTGCCAGAAGAGAATAGTCTCCGTGAAGGTGGCCACGCGAACGGTTCGGCCAACGCAGTACATTTTTCACTCCGGAACATTGCTTCGTACGGTCGCTTGACAGAGTACGACATGGATCCAGAGGCCTTGGCTGTGCATCAAGCTATGAGAGAAGCTCAAGGAGAATCCATATTCATGCTGTTGGGATTTACCTTGTTTGCGGTGGTACCTAGTTTGCTCTTTTGGAGTATGCCCCTACACGATTCCGCTCTGTCGATGACGACTTCCAATTCCAGAGTGCACACCTCGTCCAGTCGTACGGGTCCAGAAGCGAGTACCAGTCCAGTGACGGTCGTAGTAATGTTGACGTGCTGCGTCATGTGGTGCCTCGGAATATGGAAATCGCGCTTTGTAGACAGCAACTGGGTTGTTTTTGGCATTGAAGCCGTTGTCGTGCTACTTATTTGTGTAACAATCAGTTTTGGGGTCGGGTACATACTCCTGAATGGCGTGCTTTCTACGACCTTGGTCTTGCAAGACACCGTCGGATACAGCGGAGATCTGTGA
- a CDS encoding predicted protein, translating into MLALKKKREEAKAAAEAAAKDADADTPIVDSGVGTHSPDNNKVSLLGVGGKKQTKNGECKATKKRSPGEIRIQKDIAELDGGNVATIDFPNANDLTSFHVAISPDSGYWKGATYHFTFTIPPHYPHSPPKVECQTKIYHPNIDLQGKVCLNILREDWKPVLDINGVVYGLIYLFYEPNPDDPLNHEAAELFRKDVRQFERLVSRTLRGGILDGVQFERLV; encoded by the exons ATGCTCGCTCTAAAGAAAAAGCGcgaagaagccaaggcggCCGCAGAAGCGGCGGCCAAGGACGCGGACGCCGACACACCAATTGTCGATTCTGGCGTCGGTACCCACAGCcccgacaacaacaaggtgTCCCTACTCGGCGTCGGTGGAAAGAAGCAGACGAAGAATGGTGAATGCAAAGCCACCAAGAAACGATCGCCGGGTGAAATTCGGATTCAAAAAG ACATCGCCGAGCTGGATGGTGGAAATGTAGCCACTATTGACTTTCCGAATGCCAACGACTTGACATCCTTTCATGTCGCTATTTCTCCAGACTCGGGCTACTGGAAAGGGGCGACCTACCACTTTACCTTCACTATTCCTCCTCACTATCCACATTCTCCACCCAAAGTCGAATGTCAAACCAAAATATACCATCCCAACATTGATTTGCAGGGAAAAGTTTGTCTCAATATTCTGCGCGAAGACTGGAAGCCCGTGTTGGACATTAACGGTGTCGTGTACGGATTGATTTACCTTTTTTACGAACCCAACCCGGATGATCCACTCAACCACGAAGCTGCGGAACTCTTTCGCAAAGACGTCCGACAATTTGAGCGACTCGTTTCCCGGACTTTACGCGGTGGTATTCTGGATGGAGTTCAGTTTGAGCGGTTGGTGTAG